In Kazachstania africana CBS 2517 chromosome 4, complete genome, the following are encoded in one genomic region:
- the PRO2 gene encoding glutamate-5-semialdehyde dehydrogenase (similar to Saccharomyces cerevisiae PRO2 (YOR323C); ancestral locus Anc_7.71) produces the protein MSTAHEIALKARAAGNILKTVDNANRSEILRKIHDALKEKASIIEEANKKDLTVAKETGLVDSLLKRLDLFKDDKFDVMLRGILDVAKLEDPVGKVKMARELDEDLTLYQITAPVGVLLVIFESRPEVVANITSLCIKSGNAGILKGGKESVNTFRAMAAVINSTIEQNVATTGIPMGAVQLVETREDIADLLKEDELIDLVVPRGSNALVRNIKNTTKIPVLGHADGICSVYIDEFADLTKAKRIAFDAKTNYPAGCNAMETLLINPKAASWWEILENLSRNGDVVVHVTKDVKEAYISKLEELGKLDDVLKSKIADAKENEDFDKEFLSLDCAVKFVASTQEAIQHINLHSSKHTECIVTENNENAEKFLKGIDSSGVYWNASTRFADGFRYGFGTEVGISTSKIHARGPVGLDGLVTYQYQIRGNGNIAADYLGAGGEKAFIHKNLDIKNIKL, from the coding sequence ATGTCAACTGCCCATGAGATTGCTTTAAAAGCACGTGCCGCTGGtaacattttgaaaactgtTGATAATGCAAATCGTTCTGAGATTTTACGCAAGATTCACGATGctttaaaagaaaaggcATCAATCATTGAAGAGGCTAATAAGAAAGATTTGACAGTTGCTAAAGAAACTGGTTTAGTCGATTCCTTATTGAAGCGTcttgatcttttcaaagatgataaattcGATGTTATGTTACGAGGTATTTTAGATGTAGCAAAGTTGGAAGACCCAGTCGGTAAGGTCAAGATGGCTAGAGAATTAGATGAGGATTTAACTTTGTACCAGATTACTGCACCAGTTGGTGTCCTTTTGGTTATTTTTGAATCACGCCCAGAGGTTGTTGCCAATATCACTTCATTATGTATCAAGAGTGGTAATGCAGGTATATTGAAAGGTGGTAAAGAATCTGTTAACACATTTAGAGCTATGGCTGCCGTTATCAACTCGACCATTGAACAAAATGTAGCAACCACTGGTATTCCAATGGGTGCAGTTCAATTAGTTGAAACTAGGGAAGACATTGCAGACTTATTAAAGGAAgatgaattgattgatCTTGTGGTTCCAAGAGGATCAAATGCATTAGTtagaaatataaaaaatacaaCAAAAATTCCAGTTTTAGGTCATGCGGATGGTATTTGTTCAGTCTATATCGATGAATTTGCAGACTTAACTAAGGCTAAAAGAATTGCCTTTGATGCCAAGACCAACTATCCAGCTGGTTGTAATGCAATGGAAACTTTACTAATCAATCCAAAAGCTGCGTCATGGTGGGAAATCTTGGAAAACTTATCTCGTAACGGTGATGTTGTAGTACATGTCACAAAGGACGTTAAGGAAGCGTACATTTCTAAATTAGAGGAACTTGGCAAATTGGACGATGTTTTGAAATCTAAAATTGCAGATGCCAAGGAAAATGAGGATTTTGATAAGGAATTTTTGTCTTTAGATTGTGCAGTCAAGTTTGTTGCATCTACTCAAGAAGCTATTCAACATATCAACTTACATTCTTCAAAACACACTGAATGTATTGTCACcgaaaataatgaaaacgCAGAGAAGTTCCTAAAGGGTATTGACTCCTCCGGTGTCTATTGGAATGCATCTACTAGATTTGCGGATGGTTTTAGATACGGTTTTGGTACGGAAGTTGGTATTTCAACCTCGAAAATCCATGCCCGTGGGCCAGTTGGTTTAGATGGTTTAGTCACTTACCAATATCAAATCAGAGGTAACGGTAATATTGCAGCTGACTATTTGGGTGCCGGTGGTGAGAAGGCATTCATTCACAAAAATTTAGATATTAAAAACATAAAATTAtga
- the MAK16 gene encoding ribosome biosynthesis protein MAK16 (similar to Saccharomyces cerevisiae MAK16 (YAL025C); ancestral locus Anc_7.73), which translates to MSTDEIVWQVINQSFCSHRIKSPSGQTFCRDPYNVTGLCTRQSCPLANSKYATVRSDKGRIYLYMKTPERAHTPAKLWERIKLSKNYSKALKQIDDQLLHWNNFFRHKCKQRFTKLTQVAITERRLALREEERHYVGVAPKVKRREENRERKALAAAKIEKAIEKELLDRLKSGAYGDKPLNVDEKIWKKVLGKLDDENEVEEEEDWEEEEESDEGEVEYVADDGDNEYVNVEDLEKWLADSDRDDYSSDEESDSDSDSSDSDEEDAENSKKRKRSKTAKGKRPKVEIEFEEERELPPSLQETAN; encoded by the coding sequence ATGTCGACTGATGAGATCGTTTGGCAGGTTATAAATCAAAGTTTTTGTTCCCACAGAATCAAGTCCCCAAGTGGTCAAACTTTTTGCAGAGATCCATACAATGTTACTGGTCTGTGTACTAGACAATCCTGTCCTCTAGCAAATTCAAAGTATGCCACGGTGAGAAGTGACAAAGGTAGAATATATTTGTACATGAAGACCCCAGAAAGAGCACATACACCAGCGAAGCTATGGGAGAGAATTAAACTATCGAAAAACTATTCGAAGGCTCTAAAACAGATTGATGATCAGCTTTTACATTGGAATAATTTCTTCCGTCATAAATGTAAACAAAGGTTTACCAAATTGACACAGGTGGCCATTACGGAAAGACGTCTAGCTCTGAGAGAAGAGGAGAGACACTATGTCGGTGTTGCTCCAAAGGTCAAGAGAAGAGAAGAGAATAGAGAAAGAAAGGCTTTAGCTGCGGCTAAGATCGAAAAGGCCATCGAAAAGGAATTGTTAGATAGATTGAAGAGTGGTGCTTACGGTGATAAACCATTAAATGTGGATGAAAAGATTTGGAAGAAAGTCCTGGGTAAATtggatgatgaaaatgaagttgaagaagaggaagacTGGgaagaggaggaagaaaGTGACGAAGGTGAAGTCGAGTACGTTGCTGATGATGGTGACAACGAGTATGTTAACGTTGAAGATCTAGAAAAATGGTTAGCTGATTCCGACAGAGATGATTACTCAtcagatgaagaaagtgaCAGTGATAGTGATAGCAGTGACAgcgatgaagaagatgccGAAAACTCCAAGAAACGTAAGAGATCTAAGACTGCAAAGGGTAAGCGTCCTAAGGTTGagattgaatttgaagaagaacgTGAGTTACCACCATCACTACAAGAAACTGCTAATTAA